In the Triticum aestivum cultivar Chinese Spring chromosome 2B, IWGSC CS RefSeq v2.1, whole genome shotgun sequence genome, tatatatatatatatatatatatgtatatattgtTGTGTACTTTATTTGGTACACgttgtacatttttcatatacaaatatttttcaaatgcataATTAAGATTTTTCAAATTTATTCTATTAATACAttacatgaagatttttaatgtgaagtgAACCTTTTAACTTATTTAGTAAAGTAATTTTTGAAGGCAAAAAGAACTGAAGAATAGATGGTGAAAAGATCGGAAGAGAATGCACCCGCTCATGTGGTGCATGTGTGCATTGAATTTAAGTGAGCATGCACTTATATATACTTGTGTACATTCACCCATAGGAATACACACACACACTTTATCTCTATGAGCATCTATTCCGCACGTGGCGCGCTGACCAGAGCGGGCCAGGACGCCTTCGATTTTTtaattttgtttcttttctatttgttGTTTGTTTTTTCCTGTTCTTATATTTTATTATTGAACATAATTCGGGAATTCATAAATTTTCAAAATTATAAAAATGTCAAGTCAGAAAAAATGCTCCagaaaatcataaaatgtttgtgcattaaaaaaagttcatgattttgaaaaaaatgttagtgCATTAAAACATATTAATGATTTTCTGAAAATGTTAACAAAAATCAATCAAGAATTACAAAATAAGTTAAtcgataaaaaatatatttgcagattcaaaaaatgtttataaattcaaaaaaaaatcatgcatttcaaaaaatgtatgTCAAACAAAAAATTCAccgattcaaaaaatattcacctATTAAAAAAAGTGcgtcgattcaaaaaatgtttgcccaTTTAAAAAAGTTTGCCGGTGCAGAGAAATGGTCAAAGGTTCATAAAACATGTCCAGAGTTACCAGAAAATAacgttcataaattcaaaaaatgtttaaaagaatgaaaaaaatggaCTTTGTTGAACAACTTTTTATGAGCATTTTTCTATAATGATGAAAATTATTTGGTAttcgatgaacaaattttgaatccGATTAACATTTTGAACTTGATGAATAAAAATTGGactagaacattttttgaaaaaatggaCGAACTagttttgaatttgatgaacacttttttaaaatcatTGAACAAATGTCTTATTTGATGcacatttttttaaatatgatgaacatttttaatccGATGAACCAGAATTAAATACGATGATTTTTTTAATTCGATTAAcaaaaaatgttcacggatttgaaaagaAAGTTCGCGAAAAAGTTAAAAAAGTAaagaagaaaagagaaaataaaaaaagcaaacagaaaataaaaagaagaaataaatgggaaaagaaaaagaagaaaaaaacgaaaaagagAGGGACCCATACGATACACGCGCGCCAGTTTAGGAGCCCAGCGGACGCACGAGGAGCTTGTTGCACCTTGAGCTGTGTCACACAGGTCCGGTCCAGTTCCTGCGCGCCCGCGTAGAAGTAGCGGAATACTCTCTTTTTCTTGGGATTTCCTATTTgacgctgcaggcgcccgttacagtgcaatttgcaaacgggcgcctgcagcagcCCAAGCCGGGCCGGCCCATCTTAATTCTTTCTTGTTTTGCAGAAAGATTAAAAAGGTGATAGAAAGGTGATAGAACTGGGAATCGAAGCCACGCCAGGCTCGTTACCATCTTTGAGCTCTAACCACCGCACCATCGCCCTCCTAGTGTGCACAATATATTCGCTCGCGCATTTTTATTTGTTTCTTCTGGTTCGCGAATgcccggttttgggaagcttccagAACCTTCCCAAAATGGTTTTCCCCGGTTTGCGGTTTAGTTTACGGACGGTTttattctgtttttccttttttcctttttttaatgcGTGACTTTCAAAAGGATTTCGTGTTTAAacaatcgatgaacttttttagattacatgaacatttttttaattcgatgaactttttttcaaattcgatgaactgtttttttccaaattcatgaactttttcaaattcaatgaacttttataaaaatagatgaactttttccaaaatcgtTGAACTTTTGtaaaattcgttgaactttttttcaaattcgttgaactttttttcaaattcagtgaactttttttaaaatcagtgaactttttttggtttgatgaacttttatttgaaatttgataaacttttttcgAAAATCACTGCACTTTTttgttttctgaatttttttcGAAAATCACTGAACTTTTTCTCTTTTCCCAAATTTAATGAACTTTAttgcaaaatcgatgaacttaCTTTAAAAATCAATGAACTATTTTTAGTTTTGTGAACTTTTTCTCTTTTCCCAAATAATTCAAAAGAATTAAGTGGTACTGTAGATGAATGGTTCAGTTCAATATATATAGCGCTGCGTATTTGTTATTAGGCATTTGCCTCTGTTACTAATCACGAAAGACAAGTAGTTCGGGTGGATGGTGGCACCTGTTCGTTAGCACGATGTGGGGAGATCGAAACCGGTGCAACGCAACCTTTTCCCCTATTTTTTGCGAGCTTTTTCCGTTCGCGGGTCTGCACGTcttcgtgggccggcccagtgcgtgaacgggcgcctgcagcgccgtataggagctccccTTTTTCTTCAACAAAAAAAAGTAAGAGCAGCGGAACGGGTGGCCGTGGTCGCGCGCGCGCCGTCCGGTGGCGATCTGACACGCGTACGAGCGGCGGCCGGCATACGTGTCCAGCGGCGACGGGCCCTTGGCCCCGGGTTCGGTACAACGGAGCCGTATTTCTCGGGCCAATGCCTTCCGCACCTCCCACACTGCCCCCGCCGATGGCCTGCATCTCCCCTGCTCTCCTCGCCACGGTTTCACGGTTGCACAGCCGCCCCCAAACCACCAGAATTTCCACCGCAGATCACTCGCCTGCCTTCTCGCCTCTCCTCATCTCTCCTCCCAACCGTCGCCGTAACAAATCCCAGTCCGTTCCTTCACACTCACCAGCTAGAAGCTTTGGCAGTTGAGTTAGGCACCACAGTCCACAGGGGTGCTGTGCTGCTGCGTGCATATATATGCTCTGGTGGGATCATCTGGTGTGTTTGTTGGTAGCTAGCTAGTGGACGGTCTGATGAGATCCATGGGCAGCTCGGACTCATCTTCAGGCTCGGCACCACCGCGGCATCAGCCGCCGCCTCCGCAGCAGGGCTCGGCCCCGGAGCTCCCGCCGGGCTTCCGGTTCCACCCGACGGACGAGGAGCTGGTCGTGCACTACCTCAAGAAGAAGGCCGCCAAGGTGCCGCTCCCCGTCACCATCATCACCGAGGTGGATCTCTACAAGTTCGACCCATGGGAGCTGCCCGGTATGTGTATCTCACCTCGTCGTGCTTATCAAGCGCCGTAATTTTCCAGTGCAATTAAATAATCGAACCCATCCATCATGCTTATACCGTGCAAGAAGTATTTTTATATTCTTTCAGTACACATGTATGTAGATGGTTTATGTATGTGATCCTGTCGTGCTTGTTCATGCGCTCGCTCGGGATCGATCAGAGAAGGCGACCTTCGGTGAGCAGGAGTGGTACTTCTTCAGCCCGCGCGACCGCAAGTACCCCAACGGCGCGCGGCCCAACAGGGCGGCTACGTCGGGGTACTGGAAGGCCACCGGCACGGACAAACCTATCCTGGCCTCCGGGTGCGGCCGGGAGAAGGTCGGCGTCAAGAAGGCGCTCGTGTTCTACCGCGGGAAGCCGCCCAAGGGCCTCAAAAccaactggatcatgcacgagTACCGCCTCACCGACGCGTCTAGCTCCGCCACCACCAGCCGACCGCCGCCTGTCACCGGCGGGAGCAGGTCTGCCTCTCTCAGGGTACGTGTCGATCGATCGCGCGGTCTAGCATAGCAGTAACCAATCGTGTTTAATTACTCTCGAGCTTAGGGTATTGTGGTTGATGAATTTAATTAGTGTACGTCGTCGTCTCATCAGTTGGACGACTGGGTGCTGTGCCGCATATACAAGAAGATCAACAAGGCCGCCGCCGGGGATCAGCAGAGGAGCATGGAGTGCGAGGACTCCGTGGAGGACGCCGTCACCGCATACCCGCTTTATGCCACGGCGGGCATGACCGGTGCAGGGGCGCATGGCAGCAACTACGATTCACTGCTCCATCACCAGGACAGCCACGAGGACAACTTCCTGGACGGCCTGCTCACAGCAGAGGACGCCGGCCTCTCGGCGGGCCCCACCTCGCTGAGCCACCTAGCCGCGGCGGCGAGGGCGAGCCCGGCTCCGACCAAACAGTTTCTGGCCCCGTCGTCTTCAACCCCGTTCAACTGGCTCGATGCGTCAACCGTTGGCATCCTCCCACAGGCAAGGAATTTCCCTGGGTTTAACAGGAGCAGAAATGTCGGCAACATGTCGCTGTCGTCGACGGCCGAcatggcggtggacaacggcggggGCAATGCGATAAACACCATGCCTCCATTCATGAATCATCTTCCCATGCAAGACGGGACCTACCATCAACAGCATGTCATCCTCGGCGCCCCGCTCGCGCCAGAAGCCACTGCCGCCGCCACCTCTGCCTTCCAGCACCCCGTCCAAATATCCGGCGTGAACTGGAATCCCTGAACAAATGATATGAACACCACATATGCGCATGCACGCATGCATTGCTAGCCAGTAGTTGTTGCAGTTAGTGGTAGTCGCATTCAGTGAGCACTGAGTAGTTGCATTGCATGCACATCGCCATTGCATGGATATATGTGGCTGCATAGCACCATGAGCACGTACTTATGCGAACTTGCTAGCCATATACACAGCTAGGAATATTTTCGAAGTAAAAAAAAGTCAGAACATATATAGTATGATATCTGCTTCATATGCATATATATTGTAGAGAGCATATATGCAGCTGATTGCGATCCCCAGTCAGATAGTATAATTTTTGGCCATATACCTAGCTAGGAGTATTTTCGAAGTAAAAAACGAGTCACAACACAGTATGATATTAGTTTCATATGCACATATATACATTGTAGTGCATATAGTAAATAGTAAATATATATGCAGTTGATTACAATCCCCAGTCAGATATAATTTTTGGCCGGGTCTATTCCATCATATACTCCACAATATATCTGACTATTTGCGAAGTAAGTATATATGCAGTCGATTACAATATATAAATAGGCCTGTATGTAAATAGGGCATGCAAGATAATTGCATGCACGTGTATGATTGATCACATATTTAATGATATTTTTATATTTGAATTAAGATTTGTGAGTTACttcctctataaactaatataagatcttttagatccAGGAATCggatctaaaagatcttatattagtttacagagggaataGTATCTTACCGTGCTTAGTTATCATGTGAATGGCCGTTATGTGCCAATCTTTTATATAtaaatacaagtttatatacaaatagCTTTTTTTTAACACGCAAAATTTTGTTGATAGCTTACCAAGCTGACCACTTGGTATATACAAATATGCTTGGAAAATATGTTATTATCTCCTTGATGTTCTATTTTGAAGGAAAACATCAGCTTGGAGCAtcaactaagggcatctccaacggtgacccgcaaattttctcccgcatccgtccgcggacaggGTGGGACCGGTCCGCGGATACGAATGTGGGAGGTGCCGTCCAACGCTGTCCGCATACATTTTAAACACTTTCTCAACAAACGAGATGAAATCATGCAAACACGACCGAATtacatataaacatgacggatttcatacaaaccggaCGAAAATGTTTATATTTTGGACATATTTTTAACTAAAAATGATACCAAACTAGGATAAAACTAGTCTACGGTCGGCGCCGACGGATATCCATTCCGACGACATGGATACCCTTGACTAGTTTACTGCCGACCGCGGCGGATCTCCATTGTCGTCCCCATGTCTCACAGATGTGACCCCCAGAGGTATATGTCTCAACGCAAAGGGTGGCTCGCTTCCCCACCGCTCATTGGAGTGGAACCACTGGTCGATGCTTGAGGCAGAAGGGGAGGGTCCCTACGCTGCATGGATCAAAGTTGGTTTTTGGATAAGGGGACGACGGTCGCCTGTGAGAGGGTAAGACACCGGCTGTGTATACCAGCATCGCCTTGGCAATGGTCTTCATGGGGCCCAAGCAGCGGCGGCctctcgtgttctacttctccttgatgatggcggcgatCGCAGACGTCCTAGGCGCCACCTCGTCGATGTCCGTGTAGCCGGCATCTTTCTCTGCCGGCAGGGCACAGTTACACGCGCGTTGATGGCGGATAGCGCGGTCGTAGGCACGGGAGGCGCTGTACGACTCGGCGACGTCCACGGCAGCGATGATTCCCGTTCCACCGTGCTCCCCCCGTGCCGGCCTGGAGCAACTTGCCACTCCTCCATGAGCTGGCTTGGAGTGACGAGTTGCTGAACCACATGCCGGCTTGGGACGGCAACTTTCTCTATCAGGCTTCgcgagggaggtggagcagcgagctgcctcgcttgAATTCGGTGGGCTCGGCGAGCCACTCGGCCaacttttatgccggagaactgctcttcctccTCGTTGGATGCCATCGACAGGGTGAAGAAAATGatggaaggaggagatggggagcggcGGAGTGGTGCGATTCTTGCCCATCGTCTGGCCTCCTTTAAATAACGCACGGACAGGAGGAGCATGCCTGACGTTGTGTTTAAtgtcggcccgctcatgaacggatgtccggccggagtaggtttctcggctttCACGTGGGCTTAATGAAGGCGATTGAATGCGGctaggaggcgtgttcagctgggcatgcagcgggcggcgccGTCGGTCGGCGCGCTGCTTCATTGATGGATCCAATGAGAGGTTGCGTCCACCATGAGCCGGCTTCAATGTGCGGCGGCATGCTCTACAACGGCATGAGTGCGGGCAGCTGGCGCTGGGCGGGAACACGTGCAAGTGAGGGAGGAGGGTTTTGGGTGGGTCAGAGTGATCAAAAGCGGGCGTGGGTGTTGTCCGAACACCCGCAAAGCCCCCTCCCTCCCCCACATTTGTCTCCGATTTGCAGGAGAAAGTACGTCCACATTTGTCTCCGTATGCGGGCGGTTTAAgagtcagcgttggagatgccctaagcattGACCATGGTCAATGGTTGTCACATACCCAAGCTGTCCACTATATCATCTTCCTAATCATCACTCCTACAGGGTGCATGTCTCCCTAATCATCACTCCTATGTCGCCTAGCCGCTACCCATAAAGTAGGGAAATATATGTGCACGAAAGGCCTAGATCTCGATCTTTCATTCAACTTCTAAGATGtgcactataaaaaaagacacatccgtgacattttggcccgaatgaatttttttatgtcatgcttatgacacctctatgacaataattgtgacaaaacccggtatcatcatagatgtggtgggctcctacttctacgacaaaaaatcatgacagcaaatgggtttttcgtcctgggcgagccggagatgcacctgcatgacattctttgggccgtccatgacggaaaaatcatggtagaagcaagggcgaggaaatttcggggagttcccggttatggtgggtggtcggggccgaacgATGCATAGAGggattgcacgtttctctcgtacatgtacgcgcgtgtgtgcgaggcgttaggctctaactgaatccgagcgagacATTCacttactgaatccgagcgattgcactagctatgtattgaacccgagcgatcgattgatccctagctattaactgaacccgatcgagggattcattcactactgctgctaactgaagcagatCGAACCTTCTGCCTCTTCATGAACAATGAATGTGGGGGTTGGTTGAACGAGTCAAGACGtacgtggttggggttggatgaacagttcccggtgggggttggatgaacatgaccccgtggtagtagtagtagtaggtcaTTGCTGCTGGATGAGCAGGACCTCGGGAGGAGGCCGCCACAGCCGAGTTGGttggaggtggatgaacaggaccccgtggagggcgggttgaacagtagccggtggagggatggatgaacagtagcccgtggatgaacagtagctggtggaggaagGAGGAATacacggtggatgaacagtgcagGCGGAGGCCAGAGGAAGTCGAtggtgggtgaacagtagcccgtggagtcccgttttgcggtaaaccacacccctccgatgaacaggaccctcgtttcgaccgtagcgctccaacagaagtctgtttcctccgttttgcggtatgccacacccctcccgatcaacaggacccccgtttcaaccgtagcgctccaacacaagcccgtttcctctgttttgtggtataccagaaccctcccgatgaacaggacccccgttttaaACGTAGCCGGTCaaacagaaggtcgtttcctccgtactgcggtacgccagaccctgttTCGGccattccgtccaagccggttggctcccattgaACATGAGGCATTCCGACCCAgtatgttgcctcccgatgaacaagacgttgtttctccgttccgactcagccggttggctgcccgatgaacaggacaccgttgatgccgtccattgcctctccatgtacacgagccctggccgtacgtatgcgtgagtacgtGTTTGAGACcttgcccgtatgtatgtatgtggccgtatttttggtatctggttgtatgtacgtgtacatggtttagaagggactgcctgaactgctactcgggggctctactactacatgtgtcgctgcttgctcggccacagttcatcgttgcagagagaccgatcgaccagtatgtacatacatgttcgcgacaacgctacatacacttcgaccaggtgggtcccggctgtcagggaggataaggaggcacttccttgcgtccaaagttattgatggtgggtccgagctgtgagggggaggattcatttttttgCGCCTAATATGAAGGCACTTTCCTTGCATctgaagatatagctggtaggtccagctgtcaggggggaaaagttttttcgcgaaatacaactAAGCCAAAATGTAGAGGACCTTCCGataggtccctgctgtcagttggagga is a window encoding:
- the LOC123044521 gene encoding NAC transcription factor NAM-B2 — its product is MRSMGSSDSSSGSAPPRHQPPPPQQGSAPELPPGFRFHPTDEELVVHYLKKKAAKVPLPVTIITEVDLYKFDPWELPEKATFGEQEWYFFSPRDRKYPNGARPNRAATSGYWKATGTDKPILASGCGREKVGVKKALVFYRGKPPKGLKTNWIMHEYRLTDASSSATTSRPPPVTGGSRSASLRLDDWVLCRIYKKINKAAAGDQQRSMECEDSVEDAVTAYPLYATAGMTGAGAHGSNYDSLLHHQDSHEDNFLDGLLTAEDAGLSAGPTSLSHLAAAARASPAPTKQFLAPSSSTPFNWLDASTVGILPQARNFPGFNRSRNVGNMSLSSTADMAVDNGGGNAINTMPPFMNHLPMQDGTYHQQHVILGAPLAPEATAAATSAFQHPVQISGVNWNP